One Chloroflexota bacterium genomic region harbors:
- a CDS encoding DMT family transporter, with protein sequence MSADPPRSNGVGAGLVVLAAVCFATLGPASRFAFAADVDALTLVTWRAVIGGLFVAATALVLSRLGHVVTRPLREIPWRHRVMNMTAGIIGAALNLAVLIAISRISIALTLLVFYTYPALVALVATAFFGERLDALRWTALAVSLFGLALVVIGAGDVGQLDLVGVGLAFFGALCQVVYALSAQRGFPSVPAPQAGGITFAVAALAYVVFAGLTGQLGVMDAPLASSAALLPVLFAGVVGAGIPTMAWIMGIRILGAPRAAIISTLEPVVGVALAALVLAEIPTPLQVVGGACIIGAAIVVQRRPGVRPAEHEAVADGSILPS encoded by the coding sequence TGCTTCTCGCTTCGCGTTCGCGGCGGACGTTGATGCGTTGACCCTGGTCACCTGGCGAGCGGTCATCGGCGGACTGTTCGTAGCGGCCACGGCCCTGGTCTTGAGCCGCCTGGGCCACGTCGTGACGCGGCCGCTGCGCGAGATCCCATGGCGCCATCGGGTGATGAATATGACGGCGGGCATCATCGGTGCCGCCCTGAATCTGGCCGTGCTGATTGCGATCAGCCGGATCAGCATCGCGCTGACCCTGCTGGTGTTCTACACGTACCCCGCCCTCGTGGCCCTCGTCGCAACCGCCTTCTTCGGGGAGCGGCTGGACGCGCTGCGCTGGACGGCCCTGGCGGTGAGTCTGTTCGGCCTGGCGCTCGTGGTCATCGGGGCTGGCGACGTTGGGCAGCTCGACCTGGTGGGCGTGGGGCTCGCCTTCTTCGGTGCGCTATGCCAGGTGGTGTACGCGCTTTCGGCGCAGCGCGGTTTCCCATCGGTCCCGGCGCCGCAGGCGGGTGGAATTACCTTCGCGGTGGCCGCCCTCGCCTACGTCGTGTTCGCCGGACTGACCGGCCAACTGGGGGTCATGGACGCCCCGCTTGCCTCGAGTGCCGCTCTGCTGCCGGTGCTCTTTGCGGGCGTGGTGGGGGCCGGCATCCCGACCATGGCTTGGATCATGGGCATCCGGATCCTGGGCGCGCCGCGTGCGGCGATCATCTCGACCCTCGAGCCGGTGGTCGGAGTCGCCCTGGCCGCGCTGGTGCTGGCCGAGATCCCGACCCCGCTCCAGGTGGTCGGCGGGGCCTGCATCATCGGGGCCGCCATCGTGGTCCAACGCCGACCCGGTGTCAGACCTGCTGAGCACGAAGCCGTGGCGGATGGCTCTATCCTGCCCTCGTGA